One segment of Asaia bogorensis NBRC 16594 DNA contains the following:
- the gloB gene encoding hydroxyacylglutathione hydrolase, producing MSLQIKAVPFARDNYAWLLADPQTGIVAVIDPGESDPVAEVIGDGRLDLILLTHHHTDHIGGAEALRQKYGARIAGAEADQARLPPLDLLLHDEDRIAVGHDLGEVIATPGHARGHISFYFRSVPALFCGDTLFSLGCGRLLEGTAEEMFTSLHRFDPLPDDTLVYCGHEYTQSNAAFALSVDPTNEALRQRATEVEALRAEGRPSLPVRLGLERETNPFLRAPDSSELGRLRQAKDRF from the coding sequence ATGAGCCTACAAATCAAAGCCGTACCTTTCGCACGTGATAATTATGCCTGGCTTCTGGCCGACCCGCAGACAGGAATCGTTGCCGTCATCGACCCCGGCGAGTCCGATCCGGTCGCGGAAGTGATTGGTGACGGTCGTCTCGACCTCATCCTTCTCACTCATCATCACACCGATCATATTGGAGGCGCCGAGGCCTTGCGCCAGAAATACGGTGCCCGTATCGCCGGCGCGGAGGCGGATCAGGCCCGTTTGCCACCGCTTGACCTGCTGCTTCATGATGAGGACCGTATTGCCGTGGGTCATGATCTGGGGGAGGTCATTGCCACCCCCGGTCATGCGCGCGGGCATATCTCCTTCTACTTCCGCTCTGTCCCAGCGCTGTTCTGCGGTGACACGTTGTTCAGCCTCGGGTGCGGCCGCCTTCTGGAGGGGACGGCGGAAGAGATGTTCACCAGCCTTCATCGCTTCGACCCTTTGCCGGATGACACGTTGGTGTATTGCGGTCATGAATACACGCAGAGCAATGCTGCCTTCGCACTGAGTGTCGACCCGACAAACGAGGCGCTGCGGCAGCGTGCTACTGAAGTCGAGGCGCTTCGTGCTGAGGGACGCCCCAGCCTGCCGGTGCGGCTTGGGCTTGAGCGTGAGACCAATCCGTTCCTGCGTGCCCCTGACAGCAGTGAACTGGGCAGGCTGCGCCAGGCGAAGGACCGCTTCTGA
- a CDS encoding HAD family hydrolase, producing the protein MTTFNLNNYDFDAIIFDCDGTIADTLPVHFLTFKEALAEQGQVLTSEWYYARTGLSSSKLFDAYEKAFDVILDRAALLARCRVLYEAHLDVLREHSFTAEIARTHFGHVPMAVASAGLKSIVTATLRTLDLLELFDCVVTVEDVTHPKPAPDLYLLAASKLGVTPSRCLVFEDTEEGLEAAHNAGMRAVDVRPHLTIDER; encoded by the coding sequence GTGACGACTTTCAATCTGAACAATTACGATTTTGACGCCATCATCTTCGATTGCGATGGGACAATCGCGGACACGCTCCCCGTCCACTTCCTGACGTTTAAGGAAGCGCTGGCGGAGCAGGGGCAGGTTCTCACGTCAGAGTGGTACTACGCCCGCACAGGGCTTTCGAGCAGCAAGCTGTTCGACGCTTATGAGAAAGCGTTTGATGTGATCCTCGACCGGGCGGCTCTGCTTGCCCGTTGCCGTGTGCTCTACGAAGCCCACCTTGATGTGCTGCGTGAGCACAGTTTCACAGCTGAGATCGCCCGCACACATTTCGGCCACGTTCCGATGGCCGTGGCCTCGGCCGGGCTCAAATCGATCGTGACCGCGACATTGCGTACGCTCGATTTGCTGGAACTGTTCGATTGTGTGGTGACGGTGGAGGATGTGACCCATCCCAAACCGGCCCCTGATCTCTATCTGCTGGCCGCCAGCAAGCTCGGTGTTACCCCCTCGCGCTGTCTCGTTTTCGAGGACACGGAGGAAGGGCTAGAGGCCGCCCATAATGCCGGGATGAGGGCCGTCGACGTGCGGCCTCATCTTACCATTGATGAAAGATGA
- a CDS encoding DUF2474 family protein, translating to MPASPAPSSSFLARLGWFVGLWAGGVVTLAIVATLLRIIIFHQW from the coding sequence ATGCCTGCTTCTCCAGCCCCTTCCTCCTCCTTCCTTGCCCGTCTCGGCTGGTTTGTCGGGCTCTGGGCAGGCGGGGTCGTGACACTGGCGATTGTCGCAACCCTGCTCAGGATCATCATCTTTCATCAATGGTAA
- the cydB gene encoding cytochrome d ubiquinol oxidase subunit II, translating to MNTLAYWLPIIWATLAALAIFIYVCLDGFDLGIGILFLGEHRKEHRDVMVNTIAPVWDGNETWMIFGGATLYGVFPVAYGTILPALYLPILFMLLALILRGVAFEFRVKASGIFGMGFWDRSFCFGSLVASVMQGIILGELIMGVKVENNTFVGSAWDWVAPFPLFCGFAVAVGYTLLGATWLVWRTETDLKAVMQRLSAPLGLGMLVLIAIVSVWTPYLHANYMHRWTDFPEIVWVAPVPVAVIVLAALFFMSLRKQATRLTPFLCALGWFFLCFSGLGINVWPYIVPPTVTIWSASSPPESQLFLLVGASILLPIILAYTIYSYWVFRGTVTADHHYH from the coding sequence ATGAATACCCTCGCCTATTGGTTGCCCATCATCTGGGCAACCCTCGCGGCTCTGGCCATCTTCATCTATGTCTGTCTCGACGGGTTCGATCTCGGCATCGGCATCCTGTTCCTCGGCGAGCATCGCAAGGAACATCGCGATGTCATGGTCAACACTATCGCCCCGGTCTGGGACGGTAACGAAACCTGGATGATCTTCGGAGGCGCCACGCTTTATGGCGTGTTCCCCGTCGCCTATGGCACGATCCTCCCCGCGCTTTACCTGCCGATCCTGTTCATGCTGCTCGCGCTCATCCTGCGTGGCGTGGCGTTTGAATTCCGTGTGAAGGCAAGCGGCATTTTCGGCATGGGGTTCTGGGATCGCTCCTTCTGCTTCGGCTCACTTGTTGCCTCTGTCATGCAGGGCATCATCCTGGGTGAGCTCATCATGGGCGTGAAGGTCGAGAACAACACCTTCGTCGGCAGTGCATGGGACTGGGTCGCCCCCTTCCCGCTCTTCTGCGGCTTTGCCGTAGCGGTTGGCTACACCCTGCTTGGCGCGACCTGGCTAGTCTGGCGCACGGAAACCGATCTGAAGGCTGTCATGCAGCGCCTCTCCGCGCCGCTGGGCCTCGGCATGCTGGTGCTAATTGCCATCGTGTCGGTCTGGACGCCCTATCTGCACGCCAACTACATGCATCGCTGGACCGATTTCCCCGAAATCGTCTGGGTTGCGCCCGTGCCGGTTGCCGTAATCGTGCTCGCTGCGCTGTTCTTCATGTCGCTGCGCAAGCAGGCAACGCGCCTCACGCCGTTCCTCTGCGCGCTGGGCTGGTTCTTTCTGTGCTTCTCGGGTCTGGGCATCAATGTCTGGCCCTATATCGTGCCGCCCACGGTCACGATCTGGTCGGCTTCCTCGCCGCCGGAAAGCCAGCTCTTCCTGCTGGTCGGCGCATCGATCCTGCTGCCAATCATCCTGGCCTACACGATCTATTCCTACTGGGTGTTCCGCGGCACCGTGACCGCCGATCACCATTACCACTGA
- a CDS encoding cytochrome ubiquinol oxidase subunit I, whose protein sequence is MPDMSALFLARLQFAFTVGFHIVFPAFSIGLAAFLAVLEGLWLKTDKPVYLDLFKYWLRVFSVVFAMGVVSGLVMSYEFGTNWSQFSQKAGPILGPMLAYEVMTAFFLEAGFLGVMMFGLNRVGKRLHFAATCMVSIGTLISMSWILASNSWMQTPQGYKIDAATGRFLPADWFAIVFNPSFPFRLVHMALAAFLCVAFIVGGVGAWHLLKAKRQKRQPTDAVKVMFSMAMWMAAIVAPLQILAGDAHGLNTLKYQPAKIAAMEGDWESESRAPELLFGVPDMEHEVTRYKIGIPLVGSLILTHSLDGKVPGLKDFPKDQRAPMYVVFYTFRVMVALGSLMALLGFFSLFLRWKGGFYTNPILLRGALLMTPAGFIALLCGWVTTEVGRQPFTIYGLLRTVDSVSPVTLPNMEMSMVAFVIVYFIVFTAGIGILLRDFAKEPSSNEPEPPRDQPHRAAGITQVSHHPAE, encoded by the coding sequence ATGCCTGACATGAGTGCTCTCTTCCTCGCACGATTGCAATTCGCGTTTACCGTCGGATTCCATATCGTCTTTCCCGCCTTCTCCATCGGCCTAGCTGCGTTTCTGGCTGTGCTCGAGGGGCTCTGGCTCAAGACGGACAAACCCGTCTATCTCGACCTCTTCAAATACTGGCTGCGCGTCTTTTCCGTGGTGTTTGCCATGGGTGTCGTTTCCGGCCTCGTCATGTCGTATGAATTCGGCACCAACTGGTCGCAATTCTCGCAAAAGGCCGGACCGATCCTTGGCCCGATGCTGGCCTATGAGGTCATGACGGCGTTCTTCCTTGAGGCCGGGTTCCTTGGCGTCATGATGTTCGGCCTCAACCGCGTGGGCAAGCGGCTGCATTTTGCTGCAACCTGCATGGTCTCGATCGGCACATTGATCTCCATGAGCTGGATCCTGGCTTCCAATTCCTGGATGCAGACGCCGCAGGGCTACAAGATCGATGCCGCAACAGGCCGCTTCCTGCCGGCCGACTGGTTCGCCATCGTCTTTAACCCCTCCTTCCCGTTCCGCCTTGTCCATATGGCCCTCGCAGCGTTTCTCTGCGTTGCGTTCATCGTGGGTGGCGTCGGCGCGTGGCATCTGCTCAAGGCCAAGCGTCAGAAGCGCCAGCCGACCGATGCCGTGAAGGTCATGTTCTCCATGGCAATGTGGATGGCTGCCATCGTGGCACCGCTCCAGATCCTGGCGGGTGACGCCCACGGCCTGAACACGCTGAAATACCAGCCCGCCAAGATCGCGGCGATGGAAGGCGACTGGGAGAGCGAGAGCCGTGCGCCCGAATTGCTGTTCGGCGTGCCGGACATGGAACATGAGGTGACACGCTACAAGATCGGCATCCCGCTGGTGGGCTCGCTGATCCTGACGCACAGCCTCGACGGCAAGGTGCCGGGCCTCAAGGATTTCCCGAAGGACCAGCGCGCCCCGATGTATGTCGTGTTCTACACCTTCCGCGTGATGGTGGCCCTTGGCAGCCTGATGGCCCTGCTTGGGTTCTTCTCGCTGTTCCTGCGCTGGAAGGGCGGATTCTATACCAACCCGATCCTGCTTCGCGGCGCCTTGCTCATGACGCCTGCCGGGTTCATCGCCCTGCTGTGCGGCTGGGTCACGACCGAAGTGGGCCGCCAGCCCTTCACGATCTACGGGCTGCTGCGCACCGTCGACAGCGTCTCACCCGTGACACTGCCGAACATGGAAATGTCCATGGTCGCCTTCGTCATCGTCTATTTCATCGTCTTTACCGCCGGTATCGGCATCCTGCTGCGCGATTTCGCCAAGGAACCCAGCTCGAACGAGCCTGAGCCCCCGCGCGATCAGCCGCATCGTGCCGCTGGTATCACCCAAGTCTCTCATCACCCGGCGGAGTAA
- a CDS encoding lysophospholipid acyltransferase family protein, whose translation MIRIRAWLFMSYFIILTLIMGVIAMPIRALRRHKLALRYAQLWSSLTLRGLSLICRIRITVIGRENLPSGACLVASQHQSFFDGFIWMTIAEQPAYVIKQELTRIPFIGPMLILSGMVPVERAAGAKALRALMKATQEHFDEGRQIIIFPEGTRTVPGERVPLQPGVVALAKQAAVPVIPVATNSGLHWPRRGWLMTPGEIIVVVGEALPANAGRHSLIDSIYRSWDKLCIAHDIPHPVDNSVDLRH comes from the coding sequence ATGATCCGGATACGCGCCTGGCTTTTCATGAGCTATTTCATCATCCTCACCCTGATCATGGGTGTGATCGCCATGCCCATACGCGCCCTGCGACGCCACAAGCTGGCCCTGCGCTATGCCCAGCTCTGGTCATCGCTCACCTTGCGCGGTCTGAGCCTGATCTGTCGCATACGCATCACCGTCATCGGTCGCGAGAACCTGCCTTCCGGGGCGTGCCTTGTCGCCTCGCAGCATCAGTCTTTCTTCGACGGCTTCATCTGGATGACGATTGCCGAGCAACCGGCCTATGTCATCAAGCAGGAGCTCACCCGCATACCGTTCATCGGTCCCATGCTGATCCTGTCCGGCATGGTGCCTGTCGAGCGCGCCGCGGGTGCGAAGGCCCTGCGTGCCCTGATGAAGGCGACACAGGAGCATTTTGATGAAGGCCGACAGATCATCATCTTCCCTGAAGGAACAAGAACCGTCCCTGGCGAGCGTGTTCCCCTTCAGCCCGGCGTAGTCGCACTGGCCAAGCAGGCGGCTGTGCCTGTCATTCCAGTCGCCACCAATTCTGGCCTGCACTGGCCGCGCCGTGGCTGGTTGATGACTCCGGGCGAAATCATCGTCGTCGTAGGAGAGGCTTTGCCTGCGAATGCCGGGCGACACTCTCTGATCGACTCGATCTACAGGTCCTGGGACAAGCTCTGCATTGCCCACGATATACCACACCCTGTGGATAACTCTGTGGACCTGAGACACTGA
- a CDS encoding YdcF family protein: MRFWLAVPFLVFVLALVWCAGFAWFCVDALHPVSNPVHCDGIVALTGGRDRIEASLQLLDKGVGRKLLISGVGPHATLSQLSEHAPISLTPELASRITLGRRAVSTIGNGSETAQWATQNHIRSLLVVTAGYHIRRAMVEIHRAAPEVMLHPYPVRSPALRRSPNRATFSLLLHEYIKWIGSHLGLSRGVNLTPQS, translated from the coding sequence ATGAGATTCTGGCTGGCCGTTCCGTTTCTGGTGTTCGTTCTGGCCCTCGTCTGGTGCGCAGGGTTCGCCTGGTTTTGCGTCGATGCGCTCCACCCCGTATCCAATCCGGTACATTGTGACGGCATCGTTGCCCTGACCGGGGGGCGTGACCGTATTGAGGCCTCTCTTCAGCTGCTGGACAAGGGGGTTGGGCGCAAGCTCTTGATCTCCGGGGTTGGGCCCCATGCCACACTCAGCCAGCTCAGCGAACATGCACCGATATCGCTGACACCCGAACTGGCGTCGCGCATCACACTGGGTAGGCGCGCGGTGTCCACCATCGGCAACGGGTCGGAAACGGCCCAGTGGGCCACGCAGAACCATATCCGGTCGCTGCTGGTCGTTACAGCGGGCTACCATATCCGGCGGGCTATGGTTGAGATCCATCGCGCCGCACCGGAGGTCATGCTCCATCCCTACCCTGTCCGCTCACCGGCGCTGAGACGCAGCCCCAATCGCGCAACATTCAGCCTACTGCTGCACGAATACATCAAATGGATCGGCTCCCATCTGGGCCTCTCGCGGGGAGTCAATCTCACTCCCCAGTCATGA
- a CDS encoding cell division protein FtsX, with protein sequence MSRKLPDGLHLGRRDRGLIPLIAAVAAIAALALGGWNAARVLSHEWDHGATRQVTIEIPDLTGDAADTARKLITVLKSDPGIASVEILPEARLRDILRPWLGTMQASLSDLPVVLSITRRSDGPATDLPVIMDTIAPSAIIEENARWGERLMLLGQTLQACAWLAVLLAGFATAGVTTLSVRMTLIARRRTIEILHGFGARDGLIARRIAWRSALLGLSGGVIGTALGGLILAILYHLLLPFMDQAGAGATTWPQSYEQWLALSAAIPPALLQSLACVPVLVAALSFVVAQGTVRLWLRRLP encoded by the coding sequence ATGAGCCGCAAGCTTCCTGATGGGCTGCATCTGGGTCGACGCGACCGGGGGCTGATACCCCTGATCGCTGCTGTGGCGGCAATCGCAGCCCTTGCACTGGGCGGCTGGAATGCGGCGCGCGTTCTCTCTCACGAATGGGACCATGGCGCCACGCGACAGGTCACGATCGAAATTCCGGATCTTACGGGCGATGCCGCAGACACAGCGCGCAAGCTGATTACTGTACTGAAGAGCGATCCCGGCATCGCCAGTGTCGAAATTCTGCCCGAAGCAAGGCTGCGCGATATCCTTCGCCCCTGGCTTGGCACGATGCAGGCCAGCCTGTCAGACCTGCCCGTCGTGCTCTCGATTACACGGCGCAGCGATGGCCCCGCCACCGATCTGCCAGTCATAATGGATACGATCGCGCCTTCAGCCATCATCGAGGAGAATGCCCGCTGGGGCGAACGCCTGATGCTTCTTGGCCAGACTTTGCAGGCCTGTGCGTGGCTTGCCGTGTTGCTGGCCGGTTTTGCCACTGCTGGCGTGACCACACTTTCCGTGCGCATGACGCTGATTGCACGACGGCGCACTATCGAAATTCTTCACGGTTTTGGCGCCCGTGACGGGCTGATCGCACGACGCATCGCCTGGCGCAGCGCCCTGCTCGGGCTGAGCGGAGGCGTAATCGGCACGGCACTCGGCGGGCTGATACTGGCCATACTCTATCACCTGTTGCTGCCCTTCATGGATCAGGCAGGCGCCGGTGCAACAACGTGGCCCCAGAGCTATGAACAATGGCTTGCCTTGTCGGCAGCCATACCTCCAGCTCTGCTTCAGTCCCTCGCCTGTGTGCCGGTGCTCGTTGCTGCCCTCAGCTTCGTTGTGGCTCAGGGTACGGTGCGTCTGTGGTTGCGCCGGCTGCCATGA
- a CDS encoding cell division ATP-binding protein FtsE: MIRFYNVSYRHALRRRLAGQRQMPRPVLEGLDFTIQQGSFYWLTGPSGAGKSSLLRLAHAETLPESGTVEILGVATDRASRRQLAQLRQRIGFIPQDLRLLGELNVYDNIALPLRLAGQSDSAIRGEIGSILDWLDLGAKSDSLPDELSGGERQRVAIARALVTRPALLLADEPTNALAESQSWQLIEALRALSRTGTTVIVATHNESLLRAMPLPCISLRNGRLEKPVPPPVMHPPDTHPADFQPMPPGGDVSNHSDSFAASFSLSASRPRRERDR, from the coding sequence ATGATCCGGTTCTACAACGTCAGCTATCGCCATGCCCTCCGTCGCCGTCTGGCTGGGCAACGCCAGATGCCGCGCCCGGTCCTTGAGGGGCTCGATTTTACCATCCAACAAGGCAGCTTCTACTGGCTGACAGGCCCCTCCGGCGCGGGCAAGTCCAGCCTGCTTCGCCTCGCCCATGCAGAGACTCTGCCAGAAAGCGGTACAGTCGAAATTCTCGGGGTCGCAACAGACCGGGCCAGCCGCCGCCAGCTGGCGCAGCTCAGGCAGCGCATCGGGTTCATCCCGCAGGATCTGCGCCTGCTTGGCGAACTGAACGTTTATGACAACATCGCCCTCCCTTTACGTCTGGCCGGCCAATCCGACAGCGCGATAAGGGGTGAGATCGGATCTATCCTCGACTGGCTCGATCTGGGGGCCAAATCGGACAGCCTGCCGGATGAGCTTTCAGGGGGAGAGCGACAGCGCGTTGCCATCGCCCGTGCTCTTGTAACCCGCCCGGCCCTGCTTCTGGCGGACGAACCGACCAATGCCCTTGCAGAGTCACAAAGCTGGCAACTCATCGAGGCATTGCGGGCTCTGAGCCGCACAGGCACGACGGTCATCGTCGCCACGCATAACGAGTCGCTGCTGCGGGCCATGCCGCTGCCCTGCATCAGCCTGCGTAACGGCCGCCTCGAAAAACCTGTCCCGCCCCCGGTGATGCATCCCCCGGACACGCACCCCGCCGACTTTCAACCCATGCCCCCGGGTGGCGATGTCAGTAACCATTCCGATAGCTTTGCCGCCTCATTCTCTCTCTCTGCCTCACGCCCCCGGCGGGAACGGGATCGATGA
- a CDS encoding response regulator produces MTLQDVPRPAILLVEESDIQAQALTLLLEEAGFVVRRVASGEEALTCLDDGLPDLVVADYHLPGMNGGQMARQFRMNAQTRSIPILMLTEDVGPGLEREGLESGADAYISKSAHPDLLVLRIRALLREGSDFLQAEEAGRFRRARIVIVTSPHTEDFEDEPGDNANWERDSSGASLGELLWRDGHTVTTVTASGELIHGGWLGGEEGPDCLVLDLTSRLLDGVNFCRRLDARRQDVLEAGGTSFRILGIVDADRFRRHSAADLFDAGLDDLVPSDIAPDVLALRIRVLVRRKLAQDEIRQQEIKRQVREVALQTAQSEARAIAAKAAMAEALAHANSELADANARLIETQAKLVQTAKMASLGELVAGIAHEINNPLAFTLAHEETIARALQRLTESEGPLLPAQLALLEKCSSRIGAMRLGLQRIQNLVLSLRRFSRLDESAFQDTDVVEAIDTALALLAHKFGREITVERHLSAPRMLVCQPALLHQVVMNIVSNAADAIRSRAEAEGLEAGAPSGKIVIRTVLKQEGSDANYVISVADDGPGVPAALRARVFEPFFTTKPVGMGTGLGLAIAYGVIEAHGGTIDIEDANLEGGRDVGACFTLSVPVRLTPTGPVTIGRSA; encoded by the coding sequence ATGACCCTGCAAGATGTGCCCCGCCCCGCAATCCTTCTCGTTGAGGAGTCGGATATACAGGCGCAAGCCCTGACGCTTCTGCTTGAAGAAGCAGGGTTTGTCGTCCGGCGCGTGGCCAGCGGTGAAGAAGCCCTGACCTGCCTTGATGACGGCCTGCCGGATCTGGTGGTGGCTGACTACCACCTACCTGGCATGAATGGCGGGCAGATGGCGCGTCAGTTCCGCATGAACGCCCAGACGCGCTCGATCCCCATCCTGATGCTGACCGAAGATGTCGGGCCCGGACTGGAGCGTGAAGGGCTCGAAAGCGGCGCGGATGCCTATATCTCCAAATCGGCCCATCCTGACCTGCTGGTGCTGCGCATCCGTGCGCTGCTGCGAGAGGGCTCGGATTTTCTTCAGGCCGAAGAGGCTGGACGTTTTCGCCGGGCGCGTATCGTTATCGTCACGAGCCCCCATACCGAGGATTTCGAGGACGAGCCGGGCGACAATGCCAATTGGGAACGCGATTCCTCCGGTGCGTCTCTGGGGGAGCTGCTTTGGCGCGATGGCCATACGGTCACCACGGTTACCGCCTCGGGCGAGCTGATCCATGGGGGCTGGCTCGGGGGCGAGGAGGGGCCGGATTGTCTGGTGCTCGACCTCACATCGCGCTTGCTCGATGGCGTGAATTTCTGCCGCCGTCTCGATGCGCGCCGTCAGGATGTGCTTGAGGCCGGAGGAACATCCTTCCGGATCCTCGGCATTGTCGATGCTGACCGGTTCAGGCGTCACTCTGCGGCAGATCTGTTCGATGCGGGGCTGGATGACCTGGTGCCCAGCGACATTGCCCCCGATGTTCTGGCGCTGCGCATCCGGGTGCTGGTGCGTCGCAAGCTGGCTCAGGACGAGATCAGACAGCAGGAAATCAAGCGTCAGGTGCGTGAAGTGGCGCTTCAGACAGCGCAGAGCGAGGCCCGCGCCATTGCTGCCAAGGCCGCGATGGCCGAGGCGCTGGCCCACGCTAATTCAGAACTGGCCGATGCCAATGCGCGACTGATCGAGACACAGGCCAAGCTGGTGCAGACAGCCAAGATGGCCTCGCTCGGCGAGCTCGTGGCAGGCATCGCCCACGAGATCAACAACCCGCTCGCCTTCACCCTGGCGCACGAGGAAACCATCGCACGCGCCCTGCAGCGGCTTACGGAGTCCGAGGGGCCTCTTCTGCCAGCACAGCTCGCGCTGCTCGAGAAATGTTCGAGCCGTATCGGCGCGATGCGGCTGGGGCTGCAGCGCATCCAGAATCTGGTGCTGAGCCTGAGGCGTTTCTCACGTCTCGATGAAAGCGCTTTTCAGGATACTGACGTGGTCGAGGCAATCGATACCGCGCTCGCCCTTCTGGCGCATAAATTTGGCCGCGAGATTACGGTGGAGCGCCATCTGTCGGCCCCACGCATGCTGGTCTGCCAGCCGGCCCTTCTGCATCAGGTGGTCATGAATATCGTCAGCAACGCAGCCGATGCCATACGCTCGCGCGCAGAGGCAGAGGGGCTCGAGGCCGGGGCGCCCAGCGGCAAGATCGTGATCCGGACCGTTCTGAAGCAGGAGGGATCAGATGCAAATTATGTGATCAGCGTGGCAGATGACGGACCGGGTGTGCCCGCCGCCCTGCGCGCTCGTGTGTTCGAGCCGTTCTTCACGACCAAGCCTGTCGGTATGGGAACGGGGCTGGGGCTGGCAATTGCCTATGGCGTGATCGAGGCGCATGGCGGCACGATTGATATAGAGGACGCGAATCTCGAGGGTGGACGCGATGTGGGGGCCTGTTTCACGCTCTCCGTTCCGGTGCGCCTTACCCCTACGGGACCGGTGACGATAGGACGCAG